One Streptomyces sp. R28 DNA window includes the following coding sequences:
- a CDS encoding TauD/TfdA dioxygenase family protein, with protein sequence MTTDRATADGTEQVAGIEVKPVAGHIGAEIAGVDLAGELDDAVVAAIRAAVLRWKVVFFRGQRLDHCGHVAFASRFGEPVVLRKRGSASPADFPEVETTADRLELGGKFGMEHDEWLQRRRHTLLRGWHCDHGARIDPPAATILRAETVPPYGGDTTWSNLAAAYAGLSGPVREFVDGLRVEHRLGVGYQPRPGDDAYVRHLLDHQVASLHPLVRVHPETGERVLYVNGYYVEQITDLSRAESRAILDMLLEQAVRPEYTVRFRWEPGSVAFWDNRATIHLAPSDNVHLDFPRTMHRVMLTGDVPVGVDGKPSEPITGTEPGRW encoded by the coding sequence ATGACGACGGACAGGGCCACAGCGGACGGGACGGAGCAGGTCGCGGGGATCGAGGTGAAACCGGTCGCCGGACACATCGGGGCGGAGATCGCGGGCGTCGACCTGGCCGGAGAGCTCGACGACGCCGTGGTCGCCGCGATCCGGGCGGCGGTGCTGCGCTGGAAGGTGGTGTTCTTCCGCGGGCAGCGGCTGGACCACTGCGGACATGTGGCGTTCGCGAGCCGCTTCGGCGAACCGGTCGTCCTGCGCAAGCGGGGGAGTGCCTCGCCGGCCGACTTCCCCGAGGTCGAGACGACCGCCGACCGCCTGGAGCTGGGCGGGAAGTTCGGCATGGAGCACGACGAGTGGCTGCAACGCCGCCGCCACACCCTGCTGCGCGGCTGGCACTGCGACCACGGCGCCCGCATCGACCCGCCCGCGGCGACGATCCTGCGCGCCGAGACCGTACCGCCGTACGGCGGCGACACGACCTGGTCGAACCTCGCAGCCGCGTACGCCGGACTCTCCGGCCCGGTCAGGGAGTTCGTGGACGGCCTCCGCGTCGAGCACCGCCTCGGCGTCGGCTACCAGCCGCGGCCCGGCGACGACGCCTACGTCCGCCATCTGCTGGACCATCAGGTGGCCTCGCTGCATCCGCTGGTGCGCGTCCACCCGGAGACGGGGGAGCGGGTGCTGTACGTCAACGGCTACTACGTCGAGCAGATCACCGACCTCTCGCGTGCCGAGAGCCGGGCGATCCTCGACATGCTGCTGGAACAGGCGGTACGGCCCGAGTACACGGTCCGCTTCCGCTGGGAACCCGGCAGCGTGGCCTTCTGGGACAACCGGGCCACCATCCACCTCGCCCCGAGCGACAACGTCCACCTCGACTTCCCCCGCACCATGCACCGGGTCATGCTCACCGGTGACGTGCCGGTCGGTGTGGACGGCAAACCTTCGGAGCCGATCACCGGGACCGAACCGGGGCGCTGGTAG
- a CDS encoding AAA family ATPase, translating to MQDVRVVLIGGTSHTGKSTVARAAAQRLGFDCRSTDLLARHPGRPWRTPEWVPPPHVAEHYATLDVDELIRSVLDHYARLWPRIEELITDHATGRGPGLVLEGSALWPARVARLTVPHARAVWLTADDTALRERIRASARYDELADQERYLVDKFLARTERYQELMAQAVDRHGLVRIDTGGRSANEVADLVLAGVDVRAA from the coding sequence ATGCAGGACGTGCGCGTGGTGCTCATCGGGGGAACGTCCCACACCGGCAAGTCGACCGTGGCCCGGGCCGCCGCGCAGCGGCTCGGGTTCGACTGCCGCTCGACGGACCTGCTGGCCCGTCATCCGGGGCGGCCCTGGCGGACGCCGGAGTGGGTGCCGCCGCCGCATGTCGCCGAGCACTACGCCACCCTCGACGTCGACGAGCTGATCCGCTCGGTGCTCGACCACTACGCACGCCTGTGGCCGCGCATCGAGGAACTGATCACCGACCACGCGACCGGGCGCGGACCGGGCCTGGTCCTGGAGGGCTCCGCGCTCTGGCCCGCTCGCGTGGCCCGGCTGACCGTGCCGCACGCACGGGCCGTATGGCTCACGGCGGACGACACGGCCCTGCGCGAGCGGATTCGGGCATCGGCCCGCTACGACGAACTGGCCGATCAGGAGCGGTACTTGGTGGACAAGTTCCTCGCCCGCACCGAGCGCTACCAGGAACTGATGGCGCAAGCCGTCGACCGGCACGGCCTGGTGCGGATCGACACGGGAGGGCGCTCGGCGAACGAGGTGGCGGACCTGGTCCTGGCGGGCGTCGACGTGCGAGCCGCGTAG
- a CDS encoding glycoside hydrolase family 32 protein translates to MSGTSGISRRSLFVASAVGAAGALLPAGSRSASAASARAASTTAAACTGSYRAEYHFTVPDQWMNDPQRPVWIDGEYHYYYLYNPDYSAGGTTAGTAWRLATSTDLVSFTDRGIAVPKDTTPNGDVWSGSAVIDTDNTAGFGAGAVIVLATMAPDDATQAQYLYYSTDGGRTFTNHGTDPVLPNPGVRDFRDPKVIRDEERGRWVMTLAENDKVGFYHSADLKSWTYVSGFIKGGIGVLECPDLFRIRAADGTWKWVLGVSANGKGSGLPSTFAYWTGSFDGTTFTPDRSDPQWLDHGWDWYAAVTFEKRDGGGTLDPAARYAIGWMNHWDYANTTPTMECDGFNGTDSIVREVTLKRAVDGTYYLASQPAAGLDAHVSRTVDLGDLEVDGTLLLDYTGTAYEVSTDLTWDQLAGAGLQLRRSSDGGRHIDAGIYRDYAFVNRGYTVSPDSTGRWQESRSPFDASAGTVRLRILIDRTSIEMFVDDGRYVHSTEVFPDPADTGLALFTIDGTAVFRNTVIREFTVR, encoded by the coding sequence ATATCCGGCACATCCGGAATATCCAGAAGGTCGTTGTTCGTCGCCTCGGCCGTGGGCGCGGCCGGCGCGTTACTTCCCGCCGGTTCGAGATCCGCGTCGGCGGCGTCAGCGCGGGCCGCGTCCACGACGGCCGCCGCCTGCACCGGCAGCTACCGCGCCGAGTACCACTTCACGGTCCCCGACCAGTGGATGAACGACCCGCAACGGCCGGTGTGGATCGACGGCGAGTATCACTACTACTACCTCTACAACCCCGACTACTCGGCGGGCGGCACGACCGCCGGCACGGCCTGGCGCCTGGCGACCAGCACCGACCTGGTCTCCTTCACCGACCGCGGGATCGCCGTGCCGAAGGACACCACACCCAACGGCGACGTCTGGTCCGGCTCGGCGGTGATCGACACCGACAACACGGCGGGCTTCGGCGCGGGCGCGGTGATCGTCCTCGCCACCATGGCACCCGACGATGCCACCCAGGCGCAGTACCTGTACTACTCGACCGACGGCGGCCGTACGTTCACCAACCACGGCACCGACCCCGTCCTGCCCAACCCCGGCGTCCGGGACTTCCGCGACCCCAAGGTCATCCGCGACGAGGAGCGCGGGCGCTGGGTGATGACCCTCGCCGAGAACGACAAAGTGGGCTTCTACCACTCCGCCGACCTCAAGTCGTGGACGTACGTCAGCGGCTTCATCAAGGGCGGCATCGGCGTGCTGGAGTGCCCGGACCTGTTCCGCATCCGGGCGGCTGACGGCACCTGGAAGTGGGTGCTGGGTGTGAGCGCCAACGGGAAGGGATCCGGGCTGCCGAGCACATTCGCCTACTGGACGGGGTCCTTCGACGGCACCACGTTCACGCCCGACCGGAGCGACCCGCAGTGGCTCGACCACGGCTGGGACTGGTACGCGGCCGTCACTTTCGAGAAGCGGGATGGCGGCGGCACGCTCGATCCGGCGGCACGGTACGCGATCGGCTGGATGAACCACTGGGACTACGCCAACACCACGCCCACCATGGAGTGCGACGGCTTCAACGGCACCGACTCCATCGTCCGCGAGGTCACGCTGAAGCGGGCGGTGGACGGCACGTACTATCTCGCCTCCCAGCCGGCCGCCGGTCTCGACGCCCATGTCTCCCGCACGGTCGACCTCGGCGACCTGGAGGTCGACGGAACCCTCCTCCTCGACTACACGGGCACCGCGTACGAGGTGTCCACCGACCTCACCTGGGACCAACTGGCCGGCGCGGGGCTCCAGTTGCGGCGCTCCTCCGACGGTGGACGTCACATCGACGCCGGGATCTACCGCGACTACGCCTTCGTCAACCGCGGATACACCGTGAGCCCCGACAGCACCGGCCGGTGGCAGGAGAGCCGGAGCCCCTTCGACGCGTCCGCGGGTACGGTGCGGCTGCGCATCCTGATCGACCGTACGTCCATCGAGATGTTCGTGGACGACGGCCGGTACGTGCACTCGACCGAGGTCTTCCCGGACCCGGCCGACACGGGCCTCGCGCTGTTCACGATCGACGGCACGGCGGTGTTCCGGAACACGGTGATACGGGAGTTCACGGTGCGTTGA
- a CDS encoding extracellular solute-binding protein, producing MTDSHLPRRTLLRYGAYGAGAAALAGTAASWDRLTGADIPGRDDGSLVVATLGPAYGPEAIRTLTEGFKQVHPDIKLRINAVQAVDWSDFFAKILTQIAAGTAPDLVYVATEGVQLFAQRLGVPLDDWVKRDAEELREYFADVHPSLVESMMYEGSLYQLPVEFNAADMYLNNQVLKRAGADFPAADWSRDDFTALLRDMKKSSGSQFTPYFWTNRLWGGVVPWLFANDTNLLAESKAPGGAWLWDSFYPAAQRQGRGGGFRWTTPQATDARVEEAYDYLASLVQEGLCSRPEGGNGQNLIGVFSNGRVGVTPAGGFWAGGLHLAGMKADSFDVQYFPRWRTQRMQYGAAGYALLRTSKRQEEAWEFIKYAARRDTLMRLFETNQTTPARRSMLTADRYRETGPGRWQVFYDTLDKFPDTGPIPAPPQVAEVEQVLLKHTGTALSSRRSVAPALRRMQSDLEKAMERDV from the coding sequence ATGACCGACTCGCACCTCCCCCGCCGCACCCTGCTGCGGTACGGCGCCTACGGCGCGGGAGCCGCCGCGCTGGCCGGTACCGCCGCCAGCTGGGACCGGCTCACCGGAGCCGACATACCCGGCCGCGACGACGGCTCGCTCGTCGTCGCCACGCTCGGCCCCGCCTACGGCCCGGAGGCCATCCGCACGCTCACCGAGGGCTTCAAGCAGGTCCATCCCGACATCAAGCTCCGCATCAATGCCGTGCAGGCCGTCGACTGGTCGGACTTCTTCGCGAAGATCCTCACCCAGATCGCGGCGGGCACCGCTCCCGACCTCGTGTACGTCGCCACCGAGGGCGTCCAGCTGTTCGCGCAGCGCCTCGGGGTCCCGCTCGACGACTGGGTGAAGCGGGACGCCGAGGAGCTGCGCGAGTACTTCGCCGACGTCCATCCCTCGCTGGTGGAGTCGATGATGTACGAGGGGAGCCTCTACCAGCTGCCGGTCGAGTTCAACGCGGCCGACATGTACCTCAACAACCAGGTGCTGAAGCGGGCGGGCGCGGACTTCCCGGCGGCCGACTGGAGCCGCGACGACTTCACCGCGCTGCTGCGGGACATGAAGAAGTCCAGCGGCTCCCAGTTCACGCCGTACTTCTGGACCAACCGCCTGTGGGGCGGCGTGGTGCCGTGGCTGTTCGCCAACGACACCAACCTGCTCGCCGAGTCCAAGGCACCGGGCGGAGCCTGGCTGTGGGACTCCTTCTATCCGGCCGCCCAGCGGCAGGGGCGCGGGGGCGGCTTCCGGTGGACGACGCCGCAGGCCACCGACGCGCGTGTGGAGGAGGCGTACGACTATCTCGCCTCCCTCGTCCAGGAGGGCCTGTGCAGCCGGCCCGAGGGCGGCAACGGCCAGAACCTCATCGGTGTGTTCTCCAACGGCCGGGTCGGCGTCACTCCCGCGGGCGGCTTCTGGGCGGGCGGTCTGCATCTGGCCGGAATGAAGGCGGACTCCTTCGACGTGCAGTACTTCCCGCGCTGGCGCACCCAGCGCATGCAGTACGGCGCCGCCGGCTACGCGCTGCTGCGCACCTCGAAGCGGCAGGAGGAGGCCTGGGAGTTCATCAAGTACGCCGCCCGCCGCGACACCCTGATGCGACTGTTCGAGACCAACCAGACCACCCCGGCGCGCCGCTCCATGCTGACCGCCGACCGTTACCGGGAGACCGGCCCGGGCCGCTGGCAGGTCTTCTACGACACCCTCGACAAGTTCCCCGACACCGGGCCGATCCCCGCGCCGCCGCAGGTCGCCGAGGTCGAGCAGGTGCTGCTCAAGCACACCGGTACCGCCCTGTCCTCGCGGCGCTCGGTGGCCCCCGCGTTGCGCCGGATGCAGAGCGACCTGGAGAAGGCCATGGAGCGTGACGTATGA
- a CDS encoding carbohydrate ABC transporter permease, with protein sequence MTNTQIPAVRPKQPAAPPAPAPRSSARDRGTRLLATLFLAPTIVGIVVFTVVPIAGSVVLSLFHWNVIDDPRFAGAANYREVFTDSTVLVSFGNTLVFMVFAVALQLLIALVLALAVNGRMPVWLRSVFRSAFFFPLVLSAASISVVMKYLFNQDFGVVNWLLGLVGVAPVPWLTSENAAMATVVLVYVWQQFGFSFLLFVGGLNNIPKEVHEAASLDGATGLRKHIGITLPLLSPTLLVASVVGIINALQVFEQPYVLTNGGPGDATRTVVMVIYESAFEQLRFGEASAVGVLLFVLIMAVTALQFRLSRRFVHYQ encoded by the coding sequence ATGACGAACACCCAGATACCGGCCGTACGACCGAAGCAGCCGGCCGCGCCACCGGCCCCGGCACCCCGTTCCTCCGCCCGCGACCGTGGCACCCGGCTGCTGGCCACGCTGTTCCTGGCGCCCACGATCGTCGGCATCGTCGTCTTCACGGTCGTGCCGATCGCCGGCTCGGTGGTGCTGAGCCTCTTCCACTGGAACGTGATCGACGATCCGCGCTTCGCCGGGGCCGCCAACTACCGTGAGGTCTTCACCGATTCGACGGTGCTGGTGTCCTTCGGCAACACGCTGGTGTTCATGGTGTTCGCCGTCGCGCTGCAACTGCTGATCGCCCTGGTGCTGGCGCTGGCGGTGAACGGGCGGATGCCGGTGTGGCTGCGCTCGGTGTTCCGGTCGGCGTTCTTCTTCCCGCTGGTGCTGTCCGCCGCGTCGATCTCGGTGGTGATGAAGTACCTGTTCAACCAGGACTTCGGGGTCGTGAACTGGCTGCTCGGGCTGGTCGGGGTCGCGCCGGTGCCGTGGCTGACGTCCGAGAACGCGGCGATGGCCACGGTGGTCCTGGTCTACGTGTGGCAGCAGTTCGGGTTCTCGTTCCTGCTGTTCGTCGGCGGTCTGAACAACATCCCCAAGGAGGTGCACGAGGCCGCCTCCCTCGACGGCGCGACCGGCCTGCGCAAGCACATCGGCATCACGCTGCCCCTGCTGTCGCCCACACTGCTGGTGGCGTCGGTGGTCGGCATCATCAACGCGCTCCAGGTCTTCGAGCAGCCGTACGTCCTCACCAACGGCGGGCCCGGTGACGCCACCCGGACCGTGGTGATGGTCATCTACGAGAGCGCCTTCGAGCAGCTGCGCTTCGGTGAGGCCTCGGCGGTGGGTGTGCTGCTGTTCGTGCTGATCATGGCGGTGACCGCCCTCCAGTTCCGGCTCAGCCGGCGTTTCGTCCACTACCAGTGA
- a CDS encoding carbohydrate ABC transporter permease has protein sequence MSQATLSLSRTRHSLAPWARIAALAVCALLTLGPVIWTVSTSLRTPAEAFDLPPKLIPTDPSTEAYSGVFDQIDVWLLALNSTLVTALIAVGQMITAGLAGYAFARLEFRFKKPLFGLVLATMMVPLQVTIVPVFLVLKSMGLTDTLLALIIPAFPTAFGTFLMRQYFLGMPKDLGEAAMLDGCGPWRIFRSVYAPLAAPGLAIVGVLAFNYHWNEFFRPLILETSGQNYTLPLGLVSLQGNLGTGSISVVLAGVVLSMIPAVAVFVVGQRPLREGITSAGVNR, from the coding sequence TTGAGCCAAGCAACCCTGTCCCTGAGCCGCACCCGGCACTCCCTCGCGCCGTGGGCCCGGATCGCCGCGCTGGCCGTGTGCGCGCTGCTGACCCTGGGCCCGGTCATCTGGACCGTCTCCACGTCGCTGCGCACCCCCGCCGAGGCCTTCGACCTGCCGCCGAAACTCATCCCGACGGATCCGTCCACGGAGGCGTACAGCGGGGTCTTCGACCAGATCGACGTCTGGCTGCTCGCCCTGAACTCGACGCTGGTGACCGCGCTGATCGCGGTGGGCCAGATGATCACGGCGGGGCTTGCGGGGTACGCCTTCGCACGCCTGGAGTTCCGGTTCAAGAAGCCGCTGTTCGGGCTGGTGCTGGCGACGATGATGGTGCCGTTGCAGGTCACCATCGTGCCGGTGTTCCTGGTGCTGAAGTCGATGGGCCTGACCGACACCCTGCTCGCCCTGATCATCCCGGCCTTCCCGACCGCCTTCGGGACCTTCCTGATGCGCCAGTACTTCCTGGGCATGCCGAAGGACCTCGGTGAGGCGGCGATGCTGGACGGCTGCGGGCCCTGGCGGATCTTCCGCTCCGTGTACGCGCCGCTGGCCGCGCCCGGTCTGGCGATCGTGGGCGTACTGGCCTTCAACTACCACTGGAACGAGTTCTTCCGCCCGCTGATCCTCGAGACCTCCGGGCAAAACTACACGCTCCCGCTGGGCCTGGTCTCCCTCCAGGGCAACCTGGGTACCGGCTCCATCTCGGTGGTGCTCGCCGGTGTCGTCCTCTCCATGATCCCCGCCGTCGCCGTGTTCGTCGTCGGTCAGCGCCCTCTCCGCGAGGGCATCACGTCCGCAGGAGTCAACCGTTGA
- a CDS encoding glycoside hydrolase family 32 protein: MSLTAQSTDPSAPRFRVRPPANWINDPNGPFRWRDRYHLFYQHNPDAPVHANVHWGHVSSHDLVHWEHHPIALAPTPGGPDEAGCWSGCVVDDDGVPTAVYTGVDRHHTGLGSICLARALVPEDETLTDFRPLPTPVVTGPPAGLDVVMFRDPFVFRSGGRRWALVGAGHADGTASVLLYDCDDLADWRFAGVLLDGNDPVARDAFGDKAVGWECPQLYATTGGDWVLVVSLWDGEPCSTGYLTGRLQPYGDDELRFEARTGGRLDHGRDFYAPAVLQEPDRALMWGWSWEAREQDEVDRAGWAGVLTAPRVVDVHPDGALRVAPAPELELLRAVEPFVTATGRPAPLPEAYDLTVTASGRTTVSLLRSASGAALTVVLDPDEGTVTLDRGDWPRTRPGGSAPIVVRAPAGEVRILVDGSLFELFVDDRATVTERIYRRPDDVPELVVTGPGATVTGWETAPPTHD; encoded by the coding sequence TTGAGCCTCACCGCTCAGTCCACGGACCCCAGCGCCCCGCGCTTCCGGGTCCGGCCCCCCGCCAACTGGATCAACGACCCGAACGGGCCCTTCCGTTGGCGGGACCGGTACCACCTCTTCTACCAGCACAACCCCGACGCCCCGGTGCACGCGAACGTCCACTGGGGGCATGTCTCCAGCCACGACCTCGTGCACTGGGAGCACCATCCGATCGCGCTCGCCCCGACGCCCGGCGGCCCGGACGAGGCGGGCTGCTGGTCGGGCTGCGTGGTCGACGACGACGGCGTGCCGACGGCCGTGTACACGGGCGTCGACCGGCATCACACCGGGCTCGGCTCCATCTGCCTGGCGCGGGCACTGGTGCCGGAGGACGAGACGCTGACCGACTTCAGGCCGCTGCCCACGCCCGTCGTGACCGGCCCGCCGGCCGGCCTGGACGTGGTGATGTTCCGCGACCCGTTCGTGTTCAGGAGCGGTGGCCGACGGTGGGCACTGGTCGGCGCGGGACACGCCGACGGGACCGCGTCGGTGCTGCTGTACGACTGTGACGACCTGGCCGACTGGCGGTTCGCCGGGGTGCTGCTCGACGGCAACGACCCGGTCGCGAGGGACGCGTTCGGTGACAAGGCGGTCGGCTGGGAGTGCCCGCAGCTGTACGCGACCACGGGCGGGGACTGGGTGCTGGTGGTGTCGCTGTGGGACGGCGAGCCGTGCTCCACCGGCTATCTGACGGGCCGTCTCCAGCCGTACGGCGACGACGAGTTGCGCTTCGAAGCCCGTACCGGCGGGCGGCTCGACCACGGGCGGGACTTCTACGCACCCGCCGTGCTCCAGGAGCCGGACCGGGCGTTGATGTGGGGCTGGTCGTGGGAGGCCCGCGAGCAGGACGAGGTCGACCGCGCGGGCTGGGCCGGGGTGCTGACCGCGCCGCGGGTCGTGGACGTCCATCCCGACGGCGCCCTGCGTGTCGCACCGGCACCGGAGCTCGAACTGCTGCGTGCGGTCGAACCGTTCGTCACGGCGACAGGGCGCCCTGCCCCGCTCCCGGAGGCGTACGACCTGACCGTCACCGCATCCGGCCGCACCACGGTGAGTCTGCTGCGGTCCGCCTCGGGCGCGGCGCTGACGGTCGTGCTGGACCCGGACGAGGGCACGGTGACGCTCGACCGCGGGGACTGGCCGCGCACGCGGCCCGGCGGATCGGCGCCGATCGTGGTGCGGGCACCGGCCGGTGAGGTACGGATCCTCGTCGACGGCTCGCTGTTCGAGCTGTTCGTCGACGACCGGGCCACGGTCACCGAGCGGATCTACCGGCGACCGGACGACGTACCCGAACTCGTCGTCACCGGTCCCGGGGCCACCGTCACCGGCTGGGAGACGGCCCCACCGACGCACGACTGA
- a CDS encoding LacI family DNA-binding transcriptional regulator has translation MGGTEDKHPTGSGRPTSRDVARLAGVSHTAVSFVFNGRAEGNLSPATQERIRQAAAELGYRPDPVARGLRRRRTAVIGLVTDEIASSPFAGRLLRGAMETAWASEHLVLTIDSGGDPAKEDAAVAELLDRRVDGIIYAAMSLRRVRVPEGLHRTHSVLANCLPEDDSLPAVIPAERAGGRTAARLLLDEGHHRVAMVGGQEDLASVDRLRGFRDALRAEGITVPKEWVVRSGGEIAGGYEGALRVLDGVPADRRPTGLFCYNDRVAAGALHAATRLGITVPDELSVVGYDDQEHMAAFLTPPLTTVALPHRAMGEVAARLLLDAIDTGRTPPATVRRLACPVISRASVGAAPRR, from the coding sequence ATGGGCGGCACCGAGGACAAGCACCCGACGGGATCGGGGCGCCCCACGTCACGGGACGTCGCCCGGCTCGCCGGGGTGTCGCACACGGCCGTCTCCTTCGTCTTCAACGGCCGCGCCGAGGGCAACCTCTCGCCCGCCACCCAGGAACGCATCCGTCAGGCCGCCGCCGAACTCGGCTACCGCCCCGACCCCGTCGCACGCGGCCTGCGCCGCCGCCGTACGGCCGTGATCGGCCTGGTCACCGACGAGATCGCCTCCTCGCCGTTCGCCGGCCGACTGCTGCGTGGCGCCATGGAGACCGCCTGGGCCAGCGAGCACCTCGTCCTGACCATCGACTCCGGCGGCGACCCGGCCAAGGAGGACGCGGCCGTCGCCGAGCTCCTCGACCGACGCGTGGACGGCATCATCTACGCGGCCATGTCGCTGCGCCGCGTCCGCGTCCCCGAGGGCCTGCACCGCACCCACTCCGTCCTCGCCAACTGCCTGCCCGAGGACGACTCCCTGCCCGCCGTCATCCCCGCCGAGCGCGCGGGAGGCCGTACGGCGGCCCGGCTGCTGCTGGACGAGGGGCACCACAGGGTCGCCATGGTGGGCGGTCAGGAGGACCTTGCCTCCGTCGACCGCCTGCGCGGTTTCCGCGACGCACTGCGCGCCGAAGGGATCACGGTCCCCAAGGAGTGGGTGGTGCGCAGTGGGGGCGAGATCGCCGGAGGATACGAGGGCGCGCTGCGCGTCCTCGACGGCGTCCCCGCCGACCGGCGCCCCACCGGCCTGTTCTGCTACAACGACCGGGTCGCGGCGGGCGCCCTGCACGCCGCGACCCGGCTGGGCATCACCGTCCCCGACGAGCTGTCCGTGGTCGGCTACGACGACCAGGAGCACATGGCCGCGTTCCTCACCCCGCCCCTCACCACGGTCGCGCTGCCCCACCGGGCGATGGGCGAGGTCGCCGCCCGGCTCCTTCTCGACGCCATCGACACGGGCCGGACGCCGCCCGCGACGGTACGGCGTCTGGCCTGTCCGGTGATCAGTCGTGCGTCGGTGGGAGCAGCTCCCAGGCGGTGA
- a CDS encoding aldo/keto reductase — protein sequence MISIPTHTLNDGTALPALGLGTWPMDDAQAEQAVHDALELGYRLVDTATNYRNETGVGRGVAGSGVPREEIVVTTKLPGRHHGYEETLASFEESRARLGLDYVDLYLIHWPLPRVDKYVDSWKAMIKLREDGLVRSIGVSNFTAEHIERLEKETGVLPSVNQIELHPFFPQAELRAFHTGKGIVTESWSPLGRGTDLLDDPVIVATAEAHGVTPGQVVLRWHVQLGAVPIPKSADPGRQRANLDVFGFELDPDRMTAIADRAHRRVGGDPEVHEEF from the coding sequence GTGATCAGCATCCCGACCCACACGCTCAACGACGGTACGGCCCTCCCCGCCCTCGGCCTCGGCACCTGGCCGATGGACGACGCGCAGGCCGAGCAGGCGGTTCACGACGCCCTGGAACTCGGGTACCGCCTCGTGGACACGGCGACGAACTACCGCAACGAGACAGGCGTCGGCCGTGGCGTCGCGGGCAGCGGCGTGCCCCGCGAGGAGATCGTCGTGACGACCAAGCTCCCCGGCCGCCACCACGGCTACGAGGAGACCCTCGCCTCCTTCGAGGAGTCCCGCGCCCGCCTCGGCCTGGACTACGTGGACCTCTACCTCATCCACTGGCCGCTCCCCCGCGTCGACAAGTACGTCGACTCCTGGAAGGCCATGATCAAACTGCGGGAGGACGGCCTCGTCCGGTCGATCGGCGTCTCCAACTTCACCGCCGAGCACATCGAACGGCTGGAGAAGGAGACCGGGGTCCTGCCCTCGGTCAACCAGATCGAGCTGCACCCCTTCTTCCCGCAGGCGGAGCTGCGCGCCTTCCACACCGGCAAGGGCATCGTCACCGAGAGCTGGAGCCCGCTGGGCCGTGGCACGGACCTGCTGGACGATCCCGTGATCGTCGCGACCGCCGAGGCGCACGGCGTGACGCCCGGCCAGGTCGTCCTGCGCTGGCACGTCCAGCTGGGCGCCGTCCCCATCCCGAAGTCGGCCGATCCCGGGCGGCAGCGCGCGAACCTCGATGTCTTCGGTTTCGAACTGGACCCCGATCGGATGACGGCGATCGCGGACCGTGCCCACCGGCGCGTCGGCGGGGATCCCGAAGTGCACGAGGAGTTCTGA
- a CDS encoding DNA polymerase ligase N-terminal domain-containing protein, whose protein sequence is MGEKDRLRDYHGKRDFGRTGEPRGRAGASGEEPRFVVQIHDARTLHFDFRLQVDDVLKSWSVPKGPSDDPHDKRLAMPTEDHPLEYEEFEGMIPKGEYGGGTVIVWDNGTYEPMSHDRKGRPVDFGESLERGHATFRLSGSKLHGEYALTRIRDGRDGDREAWLLVKARKGRAPGHGTPDPYRARSVRTGRTLGQVAADDVEA, encoded by the coding sequence ATGGGCGAGAAGGACCGGCTGCGGGACTACCACGGCAAGCGTGACTTCGGGCGGACCGGGGAGCCGCGGGGGCGTGCGGGGGCCTCCGGTGAGGAGCCGCGGTTCGTGGTTCAGATCCATGACGCCCGCACCCTGCACTTCGACTTCCGGCTCCAGGTGGACGACGTACTGAAGTCCTGGTCGGTGCCGAAGGGGCCCTCCGACGATCCCCACGACAAGCGGCTCGCCATGCCCACCGAGGACCACCCTCTGGAGTACGAGGAGTTCGAGGGCATGATCCCGAAGGGCGAGTACGGCGGCGGCACGGTGATCGTCTGGGACAACGGCACGTACGAGCCGATGAGCCATGACCGCAAGGGGCGGCCCGTCGACTTCGGTGAGTCGCTCGAGCGGGGTCATGCCACGTTCCGGCTGAGCGGGTCGAAGCTGCACGGCGAGTACGCGCTCACCCGGATCCGCGACGGGCGCGACGGTGACCGGGAGGCGTGGCTGCTGGTGAAGGCCCGCAAGGGCCGGGCACCCGGGCACGGCACGCCCGACCCGTACCGGGCCCGTTCGGTGCGGACCGGTCGCACGCTCGGCCAGGTCGCCGCGGACGACGTCGAGGCGTGA